A single genomic interval of Picosynechococcus sp. PCC 7003 harbors:
- a CDS encoding PAP/fibrillin family protein → MNLKTNLLETIAGKNRGLIATEVDRANILTIVDRLEDQNPTPKPLEATTLLEGDWRLIYTTSRGILGINRFPLVQLGQVYQCVRPLQQKIYNIAELEGIPFLEGLVLVEASFTPVSDQRVNVFFNRYVIGSQRLMNYRFPKGLVEQMLAGKKFFPVDVGINSKNNNGWLDITYLDEDLRIGRGNEGSVFVLSREKY, encoded by the coding sequence ATGAATCTAAAAACGAACCTCCTCGAAACCATCGCCGGAAAAAATCGTGGTCTGATCGCCACTGAAGTAGACCGCGCCAATATTCTCACCATCGTCGATCGCCTCGAAGACCAAAATCCAACCCCCAAGCCCCTAGAAGCGACAACGTTACTCGAAGGGGATTGGCGACTGATTTATACCACCAGTAGAGGCATTCTGGGGATCAATCGCTTTCCCCTCGTACAGCTCGGGCAGGTTTACCAATGTGTGCGGCCACTCCAGCAAAAAATCTACAATATCGCCGAACTGGAGGGGATTCCTTTCCTTGAAGGCTTAGTGCTTGTGGAAGCCTCTTTCACCCCCGTCTCTGATCAGCGGGTAAATGTTTTCTTTAATCGCTATGTGATTGGCTCCCAGCGTCTCATGAACTACCGTTTTCCCAAAGGACTGGTTGAGCAAATGCTGGCCGGAAAAAAATTTTTTCCCGTTGATGTGGGGATTAACAGCAAAAATAACAATGGTTGGCTTGATATTACCTATCTCGATGAAGACCTACGCATCGGCCGGGGCAATGAGGGCAGCGTGTTTGTCCTGAGTCGTGAAAAGTACTGA
- a CDS encoding DNA-binding transcriptional regulator translates to MMEVQECNKLTLKKLRELLGLSQRAFAKALNVRYATVSDWERGKSEPHLSIPQIKALDMMLEKVDLKLRDLPDDLSQ, encoded by the coding sequence ATGATGGAAGTTCAGGAATGCAATAAATTAACTTTGAAGAAACTTAGGGAGCTATTGGGTCTTAGCCAAAGAGCCTTTGCTAAGGCTTTAAATGTTCGCTATGCAACAGTCTCCGATTGGGAGCGTGGGAAGAGCGAGCCTCACTTGTCTATTCCGCAAATCAAGGCCCTCGATATGATGCTGGAAAAAGTAGATTTAAAATTGAGAGACCTACCGGACGATCTTTCCCAGTAG
- a CDS encoding VapE domain-containing protein, producing MIDTDNNILTEELEKSAISEQFQRYFQQLSPSACWEFLLYGLGDDERRNDGRLRDKWLRNYAHLEDGGWWCSGIDILTFKPSLWGCLKPNSPRKIDGKPIKYEHPPKTPTEAFFLGDEDYWRGVIADKKTPIIITEGAKKAASLLSAGYCAIGLPGIFSGYRTPKNAQGQKIGDSYLIPQLKAIAQKNREIVFCFDNDLKPKTIRNVRIAVGRTAKLFRAEGCKVKVMCWTWDFPDLKGVDDVHFVHGPEAVKHLFDQRQSVTAWKRQERPDPKPAPKPEPSDPDQRPIEAMTTTPLKTSRPETRRIYGGTKNLNYAELFEFIQDEMAHRLSFDTMRKEMLLDGQLFRVADELRAWFFDEYGETASENDIYKAMVYFAKKNSFDPIVEDLRRCHREAERVPIHNLAARYFGQDPDKFTEEADKRKAWMYNRCVEMWLISAVARQLETEGKEADSTYLGCQADYTLVLQGGQGRGKSTWFKTLSKIYFNDSISEIQSTNSLMALHGNWIIELAEIDGITSKKDAASLKHYLTVRQDEFRAPYERKTQKHNRRSVFCGTVNPSRFLMDDENRRFWTVPITGDIDNARLAQERDGIWAAAMDAYLAGARWHPDETEKAILKAIALDFTEQDPWLEDVEAWLSWHSYANTKEILEEVFKLEPKEQGQRELRRLNKILNQLGYTEERRIRKEGRHLRIKVNPEKETAPWENISSKNNGNYGTYGTTQTEQGLEMYRNSYRNSEVMAQLTENVPQVDPESTNVPQLDRNYGTAETPTPQASQPICTVIPQKNEKFETIPEKYKKAGFIYRPGEYVRHKVNGEVVKILKFPPIGSEFAAKVYLCLSDSAGETKIEQRHLAPLE from the coding sequence ATGATTGATACTGACAACAATATTTTAACCGAAGAACTAGAAAAAAGCGCAATTTCTGAACAGTTTCAGAGATATTTTCAGCAGCTTTCTCCCTCAGCTTGTTGGGAGTTTTTACTTTATGGTTTAGGTGATGATGAGCGCCGCAATGATGGCCGATTGAGAGATAAATGGTTAAGGAATTATGCCCATTTAGAGGATGGGGGCTGGTGGTGTTCCGGGATTGATATTCTTACCTTTAAACCCTCTTTATGGGGTTGTCTTAAGCCAAATTCCCCCAGAAAAATCGATGGCAAACCAATCAAATATGAACATCCCCCAAAGACGCCCACCGAAGCTTTTTTCTTAGGGGATGAGGACTACTGGCGCGGCGTGATTGCCGACAAAAAAACGCCCATCATCATCACCGAGGGAGCCAAAAAAGCGGCGTCCCTATTGTCTGCTGGGTATTGCGCTATCGGTTTACCGGGGATTTTTTCTGGCTACCGCACCCCGAAGAATGCCCAGGGCCAGAAAATTGGGGACTCTTATTTAATTCCCCAACTAAAGGCGATCGCCCAAAAGAACCGGGAAATTGTTTTCTGTTTCGACAACGACCTAAAGCCCAAGACGATCCGCAACGTTCGGATCGCCGTTGGCCGGACAGCAAAGCTATTCAGGGCCGAGGGCTGCAAGGTCAAGGTGATGTGTTGGACTTGGGACTTTCCCGATCTAAAGGGGGTTGATGATGTGCATTTTGTCCATGGGCCGGAAGCAGTAAAGCATCTATTCGACCAAAGGCAATCGGTCACAGCTTGGAAGCGCCAGGAAAGGCCCGATCCAAAACCTGCCCCAAAACCTGAACCCAGCGACCCCGACCAAAGACCCATCGAAGCAATGACCACGACCCCACTAAAAACATCACGCCCCGAAACCCGTCGCATTTATGGGGGAACCAAAAACCTCAACTATGCCGAGCTTTTTGAATTTATCCAAGACGAAATGGCTCACCGGTTAAGCTTCGACACCATGCGAAAAGAAATGCTCCTCGATGGGCAGTTATTTCGTGTCGCTGATGAGCTGCGAGCGTGGTTTTTTGATGAGTATGGCGAAACCGCCAGCGAAAACGACATCTATAAAGCGATGGTCTATTTCGCCAAAAAGAACAGCTTCGATCCAATCGTTGAAGACTTGCGCCGTTGCCACCGGGAAGCCGAGCGCGTCCCGATCCACAATTTAGCGGCCCGCTATTTCGGTCAAGACCCCGACAAGTTCACCGAGGAAGCCGACAAGCGCAAAGCCTGGATGTATAACCGCTGCGTAGAAATGTGGCTAATTTCCGCCGTAGCGCGGCAACTGGAAACCGAGGGGAAGGAAGCAGACAGCACGTATCTGGGCTGCCAAGCCGATTACACCCTAGTCCTGCAAGGGGGCCAGGGGCGAGGAAAATCCACTTGGTTTAAAACCCTCAGCAAAATTTACTTCAATGACTCGATCAGTGAGATCCAATCGACCAACTCATTAATGGCGCTCCATGGTAACTGGATCATTGAATTGGCAGAAATCGACGGCATTACCTCGAAGAAAGACGCGGCCAGCCTCAAGCACTACCTAACCGTCAGACAGGATGAATTTCGCGCCCCCTACGAACGGAAAACCCAGAAGCACAACCGCCGATCCGTGTTTTGCGGAACGGTGAACCCATCGAGATTCTTAATGGATGACGAAAACCGCCGCTTCTGGACAGTGCCGATCACCGGGGATATTGACAACGCCCGCCTAGCTCAAGAAAGGGATGGGATATGGGCCGCCGCCATGGATGCTTATTTAGCTGGGGCGCGGTGGCATCCTGACGAAACAGAAAAAGCAATCCTTAAGGCGATCGCCCTCGACTTCACCGAACAAGACCCCTGGCTAGAGGACGTGGAAGCGTGGTTAAGCTGGCACAGCTACGCCAATACCAAAGAAATCCTGGAGGAAGTTTTCAAGCTCGAACCCAAAGAACAGGGACAACGGGAGCTGCGCCGATTGAATAAAATCCTCAACCAGCTCGGCTACACCGAAGAACGGCGGATCCGCAAGGAAGGGCGTCATCTACGCATCAAAGTTAACCCCGAAAAGGAAACAGCCCCCTGGGAAAATATATCCTCTAAAAATAACGGTAATTACGGTACTTATGGCACAACCCAGACAGAGCAAGGGTTAGAGATGTACCGTAATTCGTACCGCAATTCTGAAGTTATGGCACAGTTAACCGAAAATGTGCCGCAAGTTGATCCAGAATCGACAAATGTACCGCAATTAGATCGCAATTACGGTACAGCCGAAACCCCCACCCCGCAAGCATCCCAGCCGATTTGTACCGTAATACCGCAAAAAAACGAGAAATTTGAAACGATTCCAGAGAAGTATAAAAAAGCAGGATTTATCTATCGGCCTGGGGAGTATGTTCGGCACAAAGTTAATGGGGAAGTGGTCAAAATCTTGAAATTCCCGCCCATTGGCTCGGAATTTGCCGCCAAGGTTTATCTCTGCTTGAGCGATTCCGCCGGAGAAACCAAGATCGAACAACGCCACCTAGCCCCATTGGAATGA
- a CDS encoding YidH family protein — protein sequence MPQPPKIDRQREHQANERTFLAWLRTSIALIGFGFAIARFGFFVRQIEETLVPQGNLPFPNLASSETLGRAFAIAGIVIIALALWNYHQHFRQIEQGNYQPNRWMITTTALVAMVLGGLSLILMIGSKPDPAREDFSRSQTLPRASNLSKRHTRY from the coding sequence ATGCCCCAACCCCCAAAAATTGATCGACAACGGGAACACCAGGCCAACGAACGCACTTTTCTGGCTTGGTTGCGTACCTCGATCGCCTTGATTGGCTTTGGCTTTGCGATCGCCCGTTTTGGTTTTTTTGTGCGTCAAATTGAAGAAACCCTCGTTCCCCAAGGTAATTTGCCCTTTCCAAACCTTGCCTCCTCCGAAACATTGGGTCGGGCCTTTGCGATCGCCGGTATTGTGATCATTGCCTTAGCTTTGTGGAACTATCACCAACATTTTCGACAAATTGAGCAGGGAAATTATCAACCCAATCGCTGGATGATCACGACGACAGCGCTGGTGGCGATGGTTTTGGGGGGTCTGAGTTTAATTTTGATGATTGGCAGTAAACCCGATCCTGCGAGGGAAGATTTTTCTCGCTCCCAGACCCTTCCTAGAGCCTCGAATCTGTCTAAGCGTCACACTAGGTACTAA
- a CDS encoding peptidoglycan-binding protein encodes MIEKILSAARAEIGYKESPPGSNRTKYGRWYGMDGQPWCAMFTSWVFDKAGFPLPKIQTGAPSGAAYCPYIEGYARRVGQWHKTPRAGDLALFHFGNRLAVHIGIVETVNGSGFSSIEGNTSAASNANGGMVQRRSRRVPQCRGFYRPMDIQARTGKDAYHRLIRLRRPYMEGGDVRAWQQQVNHWGYKIEIDGVYGAESEKTCIELQEKWGLEVDGVIGPITWERTFKPSSEV; translated from the coding sequence GTGATTGAGAAAATTTTAAGCGCGGCCCGGGCGGAAATCGGCTATAAAGAATCGCCCCCAGGGTCAAACCGAACGAAATATGGGCGCTGGTACGGGATGGATGGGCAGCCTTGGTGCGCCATGTTCACCTCATGGGTATTTGATAAGGCTGGATTTCCTTTGCCCAAAATTCAGACGGGCGCGCCCTCAGGCGCGGCCTATTGCCCCTACATCGAAGGGTATGCGCGGCGAGTCGGACAATGGCACAAAACCCCACGGGCCGGAGATTTGGCGCTGTTCCATTTTGGGAATCGGTTGGCGGTACATATTGGGATCGTTGAAACAGTGAATGGGTCGGGGTTCAGCTCGATTGAGGGCAACACCTCAGCGGCTAGCAATGCCAATGGGGGCATGGTTCAGCGTCGGTCGAGGCGGGTTCCTCAATGTCGGGGATTCTATCGGCCCATGGATATTCAAGCCCGCACGGGGAAGGATGCCTATCATCGGTTGATCCGGCTGAGGCGCCCCTACATGGAAGGGGGCGACGTTCGAGCTTGGCAACAGCAGGTAAATCATTGGGGTTACAAAATCGAGATTGATGGGGTTTACGGGGCGGAAAGCGAAAAAACCTGTATCGAATTACAGGAAAAATGGGGTCTTGAGGTGGACGGGGTGATCGGCCCAATTACCTGGGAGCGGACTTTTAAGCCCAGCAGTGAGGTTTAG
- a CDS encoding class I SAM-dependent methyltransferase, which translates to MTDTAIAKEKPDWAGEDWLSRLVNRLIQTKPLYALMKQQARRVLIKTAEKNGVPWRQTVKELEQSPAKQYFQDIADPHLDYPDYYQVPFHAYNEGNLCWQAAFEAAPATAAMALRVWKTEPLTPEMAQARLRNSFLDVLEQHLPQEVNEALDIGCSVGISTFALLDRLQSKNPTVKVTGLDLSPHMLAVAKVQDKHQAVQWCHGKAETTGFTDDRFDLITLQFVLHELPNQATREIFQECRRILRPGGCLAIVDNNPKSPVIQGLPPALFVLMKSTEPWSDEYYTFDVESTLKEVGFDYRTTVASDPRHRTIIAHKPL; encoded by the coding sequence ATGACCGACACTGCGATCGCCAAAGAAAAACCCGATTGGGCTGGGGAAGACTGGTTATCCCGCCTCGTCAACCGTCTGATCCAAACAAAGCCCCTCTACGCCCTGATGAAACAACAGGCCCGGCGCGTTTTGATTAAAACCGCCGAAAAAAATGGTGTGCCCTGGCGACAGACCGTGAAGGAATTAGAGCAATCCCCTGCCAAACAATATTTCCAAGACATCGCCGATCCTCACCTGGATTACCCCGACTATTACCAAGTCCCCTTCCACGCCTATAACGAAGGAAATTTGTGTTGGCAAGCAGCCTTTGAAGCGGCCCCAGCGACGGCAGCCATGGCTCTGCGGGTCTGGAAAACGGAACCCCTCACCCCAGAAATGGCCCAGGCTCGACTCCGCAATAGCTTTTTGGATGTCCTCGAACAACATTTACCCCAGGAAGTGAATGAGGCTCTGGATATCGGCTGTTCCGTGGGCATTTCAACCTTTGCGCTCCTAGACCGACTCCAGTCCAAAAATCCAACAGTTAAGGTGACGGGCCTCGATCTTTCGCCCCACATGCTAGCGGTGGCTAAGGTTCAGGATAAACATCAAGCGGTGCAATGGTGCCATGGTAAGGCAGAAACGACGGGGTTTACGGATGATCGATTTGATCTGATTACCCTGCAATTCGTCCTCCATGAACTGCCCAACCAGGCCACCCGCGAAATTTTCCAGGAATGCCGACGTATTTTGCGGCCCGGTGGTTGTCTGGCAATTGTGGATAACAATCCGAAATCTCCAGTGATTCAGGGTTTGCCGCCAGCCTTATTTGTGTTGATGAAGAGCACAGAGCCTTGGAGCGACGAATACTACACTTTTGATGTAGAATCAACACTAAAAGAAGTCGGTTTTGATTACCGCACCACCGTCGCCAGTGATCCGCGCCACCGCACGATCATTGCCCACAAGCCCCTTTAA
- the proB gene encoding glutamate 5-kinase — protein sequence MPQTIVVKIGTSSLTDPNTGMLALATIGTLVETLTRLKQKGHRVILVSSGAVGVGCGVLKRSERPKKIAEKQAIAAVGQGRLIRLYDDLFTSLQQAIAQVLLTRRDLVDRTSYLTVQEALNAMLDLGVIPIVNENDTVAVDELKFGDNDTLSALVASLVNADWLVLLTDVDRLYSADPRQNPDARPIPLVSSSELFNLQVDAGSSGSQWGTGGMQTKLTAARIATSAGVRTVITQGKTPQNLLKIVAGEDIGTHFEAQPQADNARKRWIAYGLVPQGILTLDDGATQALLKNGRSLLAAGIVAVEGEFTINDPVELRTQTGQAIARGLVNYSHQDIEKIQGQHSTQIRQILGYGGADTVIHRDNLALLIAAEGI from the coding sequence ATGCCCCAAACCATCGTCGTTAAAATTGGCACCTCTAGCCTCACGGATCCCAATACAGGCATGTTGGCTTTGGCAACCATTGGTACCCTTGTGGAAACCTTGACTCGCCTCAAACAAAAGGGCCACCGGGTAATCCTCGTCTCCTCTGGGGCCGTAGGTGTAGGCTGTGGTGTGTTGAAACGCTCCGAACGACCAAAAAAAATTGCCGAAAAACAGGCGATCGCCGCCGTGGGTCAGGGTCGTTTAATCCGACTTTATGATGATCTCTTTACCAGTCTGCAACAGGCGATCGCCCAGGTATTGCTCACCCGTCGGGACTTAGTGGATCGCACCTCCTACCTGACCGTCCAAGAAGCCCTCAACGCGATGCTAGATCTCGGCGTGATCCCGATTGTGAACGAAAACGACACCGTTGCCGTCGACGAACTGAAATTTGGCGATAACGATACCCTCTCTGCCCTGGTGGCCAGCTTGGTGAATGCCGACTGGTTGGTGCTCCTCACCGATGTCGATCGCCTCTATTCCGCCGACCCCAGACAAAACCCCGATGCGCGGCCCATTCCCCTGGTTAGCTCTAGCGAATTGTTTAACCTCCAGGTCGATGCCGGATCGAGCGGCTCCCAGTGGGGGACAGGGGGAATGCAAACGAAACTCACCGCCGCCCGCATTGCCACCAGCGCTGGCGTCCGCACTGTGATTACCCAGGGCAAAACCCCCCAAAACCTCCTGAAAATTGTTGCCGGGGAAGATATCGGCACCCATTTTGAAGCCCAACCCCAGGCCGATAATGCCCGTAAACGTTGGATTGCCTACGGCCTCGTCCCCCAGGGAATTTTGACCCTTGATGATGGGGCAACCCAGGCCCTCCTGAAAAATGGCAGATCTCTTCTGGCGGCGGGCATCGTTGCCGTTGAAGGCGAATTTACCATTAATGACCCCGTAGAATTGAGAACCCAAACAGGTCAGGCGATCGCCAGGGGATTAGTGAACTACAGCCACCAAGATATTGAAAAAATTCAAGGGCAACATTCGACCCAAATTCGGCAAATTCTCGGCTATGGCGGGGCCGATACCGTAATCCACCGGGATAACTTAGCACTGCTGATCGCCGCTGAAGGGATATGA